A genomic region of Arachis stenosperma cultivar V10309 chromosome 9, arast.V10309.gnm1.PFL2, whole genome shotgun sequence contains the following coding sequences:
- the LOC130950344 gene encoding uncharacterized mitochondrial protein AtMg00240-like has translation MSLLDDIGFSYCKPTSLPLDPNVKLNASNGELLEDACQYRSLIGRLLYLTISRPNICFAVNKFSQYISALRTTHLDVVHHVLRYLKATSGQRLLFSSLSYLIFKAYDNANWESCAETRMSTIGYCVFLGDSLICWKSKNMIQSLEI, from the coding sequence ATGTCCTTGTTGGATGATATTGGATTCTCATATTGCAAACCTACTTCATTGCCACTTGATCCTAATGTAAAGTTGAATGCCTCAAATGGTGAATTGCTTGAGGATGCATGTCAGTATAGAAGTCTGATTGGTAGGCTGCTTTATCTCACTATTTCTAGACCTAATATATGTTTTGCAGTGAATAAGTTCAGTCAATACATATCTGCTCTAAGAACTACACATTTGGATGTGGTACACCATGTATTACGCTACTTGAAAGCTACTTCAGGCCAAAGATTGTTGTTTTCATCAttatcatatttgattttcaaagCTTATGATAATGCTAATTGGGAAAGTTGTGCTGAAACAAGAATGTCCACAATCGGTTATTGTGTGTTTTTGGGTGATTCCTTAATTTGTTGGAAATCCAAGAATATGATACAGTCTCTAGAGATCTAG